The Brachyspira hyodysenteriae ATCC 27164 genome includes a window with the following:
- a CDS encoding Rpn family recombination-promoting nuclease/putative transposase, translating to MRNINRMNDYFVRYLLGSLGNEDILENIVNCVLIDSGFEEVHNLEIINPHNLPENINLKESVLDVKAITKDNKKIIIEVQLSGNIDFVKRIYYYISKNIVSELNENESYDIISQVISINFVNFNMDFNDDGKAHRCFKLIDTENHNVSLDMMQMHIIEVPRFIKILNNSNINDIKKSKILSWIEFFTVKDLDKVKEKLKEVNDIMPKVIDKYERFISSEKEMEVYNARDAFLYGQTLMLKKEREEGIKEGIEQGIEQGIEQGIEQGIEQGEKNKALSIAKSLKKSGLDIKFISDNTGLSIDEVEKL from the coding sequence ATGAGAAATATTAACAGAATGAATGATTACTTTGTACGCTATCTTTTAGGTTCTCTTGGAAATGAAGATATACTTGAAAATATAGTTAATTGTGTTCTCATAGATTCAGGTTTTGAAGAAGTACATAATTTAGAAATAATAAATCCTCATAATTTACCAGAAAACATTAATTTAAAAGAGTCAGTTCTTGATGTTAAAGCAATTACTAAAGATAATAAAAAAATTATTATAGAAGTACAATTATCAGGAAATATAGATTTTGTTAAAAGAATATATTATTATATATCAAAAAATATAGTAAGCGAATTAAATGAAAATGAATCTTATGATATTATTAGTCAGGTTATAAGCATTAACTTTGTAAATTTTAATATGGACTTTAATGATGATGGTAAAGCTCATAGATGTTTTAAATTAATAGATACTGAAAATCATAATGTTTCATTGGATATGATGCAAATGCATATAATAGAAGTACCAAGATTTATAAAGATATTAAATAATTCAAATATAAATGATATCAAGAAAAGTAAGATATTATCTTGGATAGAGTTTTTTACAGTTAAGGATTTAGACAAAGTTAAAGAAAAATTAAAGGAGGTTAATGATATTATGCCTAAAGTAATAGATAAATATGAGAGATTTATATCAAGCGAAAAAGAAATGGAAGTTTATAATGCTAGAGATGCATTTTTATATGGACAAACTTTGATGCTAAAAAAAGAGAGAGAGGAAGGTATAAAAGAGGGTATAGAACAAGGTATAGAACAAGGTATAGAACAAGGTATAGAACAAGGTATAGAACAAGGGGAAAAAAATAAAGCTTTAAGTATAGCTAAAAGTCTTAAAAAATCTGGTTTAGATATTAAGTTCATTAGTGATAATACAGGTTTAAGTATAGATGAAGTAGAAAAATTATAA